The stretch of DNA AAATCCAAAATTTATACAAGGAGGTAGTAACGAGTGGTAGAACAAACTAATTTAGGTAATGTTAAGGTAAGTAATGAAGTAATTGCGACTATTGCCGCAGTAGCCGCAACACAAGTAGAAGGAGTAGTTGGAATGAGTGAAGGGATTATTAATGGCATTGCGAAAATTATCAGCGGCTCTCAATTAACTAAAGGCGTAAAGGTGGAAGTAGGTGATGACGAGGTAAATCTGGATGTTTCGATTATCATTAAATATGGAACTTCTATCCCGGATATTGCAGGCAAGGTTCAGGAAAATATTAAAAAAGCAGTTGAAA from bacterium encodes:
- a CDS encoding Asp23/Gls24 family envelope stress response protein — protein: MVEQTNLGNVKVSNEVIATIAAVAATQVEGVVGMSEGIINGIAKIISGSQLTKGVKVEVGDDEVNLDVSIIIKYGTSIPDIAGKVQENIKKAVENMTGLKTVRVNLYIQGVHVEEATKNK